From Bradyrhizobium sp. NDS-1, the proteins below share one genomic window:
- the ectB gene encoding diaminobutyrate--2-oxoglutarate transaminase, which yields MKTVETLESNVRSYSRSFPAVFSRARGSIMFTEGGRKVIDFLSGAGALNYGHNNQEIKAAISEYLESDGVVHGLDMATPAKVEFMETFSSVILRERNLSYRFQFTGPTGANAVEAALKLSRKITGRHNVISFTNGYHGQSLGAIAASGNRFYRKASSIPLTGTTFMPYDGYLGSAADYLRKVLMDESSGIDLPAAILVETVQGEGGINVAGKEWLQSIQALAKEVGAIFIVDDIQMGCGRTGEFFSFEFAALSPDIVVMSKSLSGYGLPLSMLLIKEALDAWEPGEHTGTFRGNNLALVSGKAALTLYWRNQTFSHQVQRLGALMRRRLDAIAHQHGNKFAVRGRGMVCGFDCKTTEIAEATSRKAFAKGLIIERCGPTDQVVKFLPALTIDQDTLGQGLDIFEESLTETLNSARGS from the coding sequence ATGAAGACCGTCGAAACGCTAGAGTCCAACGTGCGGTCGTATTCACGTTCCTTTCCTGCTGTCTTCAGTCGGGCGCGCGGCTCGATTATGTTCACAGAGGGTGGCCGAAAGGTCATTGACTTTCTGTCCGGCGCTGGAGCGCTAAACTATGGTCACAACAATCAGGAGATCAAAGCAGCAATCAGCGAGTACCTGGAGTCGGACGGCGTCGTCCACGGCTTGGACATGGCCACTCCAGCAAAGGTCGAATTCATGGAGACCTTTAGCTCTGTCATCCTTCGTGAACGGAATCTTTCCTACCGCTTTCAATTTACGGGGCCTACGGGAGCTAACGCGGTTGAAGCGGCTCTAAAGCTCTCGCGTAAGATCACAGGACGTCACAACGTCATTTCTTTCACAAATGGATATCACGGCCAAAGCTTGGGAGCCATAGCTGCGAGCGGTAACCGCTTTTACCGCAAAGCCAGCAGCATTCCCTTAACTGGCACAACTTTCATGCCGTATGATGGGTATCTTGGTTCCGCGGCGGATTACCTGCGAAAGGTATTAATGGACGAGAGCAGTGGTATTGATCTTCCAGCCGCCATTCTCGTCGAAACCGTGCAAGGAGAGGGAGGCATCAACGTCGCCGGTAAGGAATGGTTGCAGTCAATTCAGGCTTTGGCAAAAGAGGTCGGAGCTATTTTCATAGTTGACGATATCCAAATGGGCTGTGGTCGTACAGGCGAGTTCTTCAGTTTCGAGTTCGCTGCTTTGTCGCCAGACATTGTTGTGATGTCGAAATCGCTGAGCGGGTACGGCTTGCCGTTGTCGATGCTCTTGATCAAAGAAGCGCTCGACGCATGGGAACCAGGCGAGCACACGGGAACGTTTCGAGGAAACAATCTTGCACTCGTTTCTGGCAAAGCGGCCTTAACCCTGTATTGGCGTAACCAGACGTTCTCGCACCAGGTCCAACGCTTGGGCGCACTTATGCGACGTCGACTCGATGCTATCGCGCATCAGCACGGAAACAAGTTTGCTGTTCGTGGACGAGGCATGGTATGCGGCTTCGATTGCAAAACGACAGAGATCGCAGAGGCGACGTCACGTAAAGCGTTTGCGAAGGGCTTGATTATCGAGCGATGCGGACCGACGGATCAGGTTGTGAAGTTCTTGCCCGCACTTACGATCGACCAAGACACGTTGGGACAAGGCCTAGACATATTCGAGGAGTCGTTGACCGAAACGTTGAATTCAGCCCGAGGAAGCTAA